From a region of the Besnoitia besnoiti strain Bb-Ger1 chromosome I, whole genome shotgun sequence genome:
- a CDS encoding GAP40 protein (encoded by transcript BESB_003780), with protein MASIQDIRLPTWQEVRRFVQDPEIVTAEILFLILTLSNVFVMYRLFLDVVPFPVFVTWWQLAQGLFMAWCLGETGKEFPKFAYFPRVELDKKLLKKIVVPAIVNAVMLVLANVVLYRTTCVATLPVIVSFAVVLHHVTRFIGCGEEYMPMRWQAMGLLMLAFVLGCTDSKTVSAQVLPWAILYSIFSAAFRAAYLQKVMHEVDGRGNLLYNHQHVIGVAVLPILCLLCGEWKVFTTLPMNFTLLHTWQVWGCLVTVGALPFLKNIVSNRLIRRTGQAPWRFLEIVSIGLVFLIGLGFGVPGWQGFICIILVLAGRTFCAYDVITNAADVEAARDTRGGGGRPPRDDMADANELETGSQTSQKPFLQAIEEDGGENYSDIREDDSS; from the exons ATGGCAAGCATTCAGGACATCCGTCTGCCCACGTGGCAGGAAGTCCGTCGGTTCGTTCAGGACCCGGAAATCGTCACGGCTGAAATCCTTTTCCTCATCCTCACATTGTCCAATGTCTTCGTTATGTACCGTCTATTCCTTGACGTCGTGCCCTTCCCCGTGTTTGTCACCTGGTGGCAATTGGCACAGGGCCTCTTCATGGCATGGTGTTTGGGTGAAACTGGGAAGGAATTTCCGAAATTCGCGTACTTTCCCCGCGTTGAACTTGACAAGAAACTTCTTAAGAAGATCGTGGTGCCGGCCATCGTGAACGCCGTGATGCTGGTACTCGCCAACGTCGTTCTGTACCGCACGACGTGTGTTGCCACCCTGCCGGTTATTGTCTCGTTCGCTGTCGTCCTTCATCACGTTACCCGATTCATCGGGTGTGGTGAGGAATATATGCCAATGAGATGGCAGGCGATGGGACTGCTTATGCTTGCCTTTGTTCTTGGGTGCACTGACTCTAAGACCGTCAGTGCTCAAGTGCTTCCATGGGCAATTTTGTATTCCATCTTTTCCGCTGCTTTCCGTGCCGCATACCTGCAGAAGGTGATGCACGAAGTCGATGGCAGAGGCAACCTTCTGTACAACCACCAGCATGTCATTGGCGTTGCCGTCCTGCCCATCCtttgcctcctctgcggcgaatGGAAAGTGTTCACCACCCTCCCGATGAACTTCACCCTTTTGCACACGTGGCAAGTGTGGGGCTGTTTGGTGACAGTTGGTGCCCTGCCGTTCCTGAAGAACATTGTGTCTAACCGTCTCATCCGCCGCACGGGACAAGCTCCGTGGCGCTTCCTTGAAATCGTGTCTATTGGGCTCGTTTTCCTTATTGGTCTGGGCTTCGGCGTCCCCGGCTGGCAAGGATTCATCTGCATCATCCTTGTCCTGGCAGGCCGTACCTTCTGCGCGTACGACGTGATCACCAACGCTGCAGAtgtcgaggcggcgcgcgacaccCGTGGCGGAGGCGGTCGCCCACCCAGGGATGATATGGCTGACGCTAACGAGCTTGAGACCGGTTCGCAGACTTCCCAGAAGCCCTTCTTGCAGGCAATTGAAGAAGACGGTGGAGAG AACTACTCGGACATCCGTGAAGACGACTCCAGTTAA